The Marinobacter subterrani genome has a segment encoding these proteins:
- a CDS encoding SOS response-associated peptidase translates to MCGRFTFYTPPDTLILEYFPEGVEVDGQFDPSYNIPPGTGIPMIRMSMNGTLIMAHSHWGFRPAWAGEKAPAPINARAETAASSKYFRDAFAHHRCLIPANGWYEWQQTEHGKEPRYITPADARKYPAIFLAGLWTPREGDETTTCAIITEPASEQLKHIHDRQPVVLDPACLRDWLNPEITDRARVRAVTHRLDNTQLKAVPVSAEVNNPRHNTPDLIREA, encoded by the coding sequence ATGTGCGGACGATTCACTTTTTACACGCCACCAGACACCCTGATCCTCGAGTATTTTCCCGAGGGTGTGGAGGTGGACGGCCAGTTTGACCCCAGCTACAACATTCCCCCTGGCACAGGCATTCCAATGATCCGCATGAGCATGAACGGCACCCTGATCATGGCACATTCCCACTGGGGATTCCGCCCGGCCTGGGCGGGCGAGAAGGCCCCGGCTCCGATCAATGCCAGGGCGGAAACTGCGGCAAGCTCGAAATATTTCCGCGACGCCTTCGCCCACCACCGCTGCCTGATACCGGCCAATGGCTGGTATGAATGGCAGCAGACGGAACATGGCAAAGAACCCCGCTACATCACGCCGGCGGATGCCCGGAAGTATCCGGCAATTTTCCTTGCCGGCCTCTGGACGCCGAGGGAGGGAGACGAAACCACGACCTGTGCCATCATTACCGAACCCGCCAGCGAGCAGCTGAAACACATCCATGACCGCCAGCCCGTAGTACTCGACCCGGCCTGCCTGAGGGACTGGCTGAACCCGGAAATCACAGACCGGGCCCGGGTGCGGGCGGTGACCCACCGCCTAGACAATACTCAGCTGAAAGCTGTTCCCGTTTCCGCGGAGGTGAATAACCCGAGGCATAACACGCCGGACCTGATTCGCGAGGCCTGA
- a CDS encoding alpha/beta hydrolase — translation MLWIILVIILLIVAATLLLFRLEDLSHLDQDDYPVRQGKPSDANREVLGRIRELGQSSKGLRGKARLVALRKHMDGLSEGLTLASEIRYCESPRGEWVLAPGCDTRRRILYIHGGAWAAGSPRSHRAITDRLSQIAGAAVFAVDYRLMPENRFMDGVRDCRGAYTWLLKHGPEGPEPADFMMVAGDSAGGSHTLALLAWIRDKGLRQADAAIAFSPSTDLTLTAPSNRNNIGTDPLLGPAFGGLSKIPLPVIWWATLAAFRVSPTSPIASPLRGNLRNLPPTLIQASDTEMLLDNARRYAARAEAAGSPVTLHTWHSMVHVWQIFVPLLPEAEEAFDDIRQFLEQVESGTAAKAPA, via the coding sequence ATGCTCTGGATTATTCTTGTCATCATCCTGTTGATCGTTGCCGCCACCCTGCTGCTGTTCCGCCTTGAGGATCTGTCGCATCTTGACCAGGACGACTACCCCGTTCGGCAGGGCAAACCCAGCGATGCAAACCGGGAGGTGCTGGGGCGCATCCGGGAACTGGGGCAATCCTCGAAGGGATTGCGCGGCAAAGCGCGGCTGGTGGCCCTGCGGAAACACATGGACGGGCTCAGTGAGGGGCTGACGCTTGCCTCCGAGATTCGCTATTGCGAATCGCCCCGGGGGGAGTGGGTCCTGGCCCCGGGCTGTGATACCCGTCGCCGGATTCTGTATATCCATGGCGGCGCCTGGGCCGCAGGCAGCCCCCGAAGCCACCGGGCGATTACCGATCGGTTGTCACAGATTGCCGGAGCGGCGGTGTTTGCGGTGGACTACCGCCTGATGCCGGAAAACCGGTTTATGGACGGTGTGCGGGATTGCCGCGGGGCCTATACCTGGCTGCTGAAACACGGCCCGGAGGGCCCCGAACCGGCCGACTTCATGATGGTGGCCGGGGATTCCGCCGGCGGCAGCCATACCCTGGCACTGCTTGCCTGGATCCGGGATAAGGGGCTGCGGCAGGCGGATGCTGCGATCGCCTTCTCGCCATCAACGGACCTGACCCTGACAGCGCCGAGCAATCGCAACAACATTGGTACCGATCCCTTGCTGGGGCCGGCCTTCGGAGGATTATCGAAAATCCCCCTGCCAGTCATCTGGTGGGCAACACTCGCAGCCTTCCGGGTTTCTCCGACCAGCCCGATTGCCTCGCCGCTCCGGGGGAACCTGAGAAACCTGCCACCAACCCTGATTCAGGCCAGCGATACCGAAATGCTGCTGGATAACGCCCGGCGCTACGCGGCACGGGCCGAAGCTGCAGGCTCCCCGGTCACTCTGCATACCTGGCACAGTATGGTGCACGTATGGCAGATCTTCGTGCCCTTGCTGCCGGAGGCAGAAGAGGCCTTCGATGACATCAGGCAGTTCCTGGAGCAGGTTGAATCAGGCACCGCGGCAAAGGCGCCGGCCTAA
- the arfB gene encoding alternative ribosome rescue aminoacyl-tRNA hydrolase ArfB has translation MLKLSNAVELADWEIEITQIRAQGAGGQNVNKVASAVHLRFDIPHSTLPPFYKERLMSLNDQRISKEGVLIIKAQSFRTLELNKEDALERLKELIQEAVKPRKARRPTKPTRSSQRKRVDKKTRKGKTKALRGKVPV, from the coding sequence ATGCTGAAACTATCCAACGCTGTTGAACTTGCTGACTGGGAAATTGAAATCACCCAGATCCGGGCCCAGGGCGCCGGTGGCCAGAACGTGAATAAAGTGGCTTCCGCCGTGCACCTGCGCTTTGATATCCCGCATTCCACCCTGCCGCCGTTCTACAAGGAACGGCTGATGTCGCTCAATGACCAGCGCATCAGCAAGGAAGGGGTGCTGATTATCAAGGCACAATCCTTCCGCACCCTGGAGCTGAACAAGGAGGACGCGCTGGAGCGTCTGAAGGAGTTGATCCAGGAGGCGGTGAAGCCCCGCAAGGCGCGCCGGCCCACCAAACCAACCCGCTCCTCCCAGCGCAAGCGGGTCGACAAGAAAACCAGAAAGGGTAAAACCAAGGCGCTTCGCGGCAAGGTGCCGGTTTAG
- a CDS encoding DJ-1/PfpI family protein, producing the protein MSGKKILMITGDFTEDYETMVPFQALQAVGHTVHAVCPDKKAGDTVATAIHDFEGDQTYTEKPGHRFALNADFNGLDPAKYDALVVPGGRAPEYLRLNKEVLNLVRHFFETNKPVAAICHGAQLLAAAGVLEGRKCSAYPACQPEVELAGGTFAGIEVDQAVTDANLVTAPAWPAHPAWLAQFFKLLDQ; encoded by the coding sequence ATGAGCGGGAAGAAGATTCTGATGATTACCGGTGATTTCACCGAAGACTATGAAACCATGGTGCCATTCCAGGCCCTCCAGGCGGTGGGCCATACGGTTCATGCCGTCTGCCCGGACAAAAAGGCCGGCGATACCGTGGCTACAGCCATTCATGACTTCGAAGGGGACCAGACCTACACCGAGAAGCCCGGGCACAGGTTTGCCCTGAATGCGGATTTTAACGGGCTTGATCCAGCTAAGTACGACGCGTTGGTGGTGCCCGGCGGTCGTGCACCCGAATACTTGCGCCTGAACAAGGAGGTGCTGAACCTGGTTCGCCATTTCTTTGAAACCAACAAGCCGGTGGCAGCCATCTGCCATGGTGCCCAGTTGTTGGCTGCAGCGGGAGTGCTGGAGGGTCGCAAATGCTCTGCCTATCCGGCCTGCCAACCGGAAGTGGAATTGGCGGGGGGTACCTTCGCCGGTATCGAGGTTGATCAGGCAGTAACCGATGCTAATCTGGTAACAGCGCCCGCGTGGCCTGCGCATCCGGCCTGGCTGGCGCAGTTCTTCAAACTGCTCGACCAGTAA